Proteins encoded together in one candidate division KSB1 bacterium window:
- a CDS encoding FAD-dependent oxidoreductase, translating to MGTGQQDSSPFHLIVIGSGPAGWGAAVAAAGLGARVALIERGTVGGDGFLSCAVAYQWFRAALLKPWPAPNAGPSATPRHTDFARICRESRQAQAQIASRHRPDQLSATQVELIRGEARFVDERTLVVANRSLQISRAVIASGSRNRIPELSGLRAEHYIFPEQIVELDSLPERVGVVGAGSRGVEVAQCFARLGSKVTLYERNPRILAGFPDEVASLLRRQLLSEGVELREDCRDEAVCDANAGVWIAGECATGRYRDAALKIVVTCGRIANTERLDLARAGIECADGIVDVGDRLRTTNRRVFAAGDVCALDRSVHGARAQARLVVANALFFGRERLSNLHVPRCIHTDPGVALLGWSQAESARRSTTSLSLSEVDADLHGEHPDGYVSLACDQAGYVRGGVVVSRFAETLIGELELAVHHRLRLSSLTSTLHPYGSSAEAFRVAADRFRRSLLTPFTAAILKRVAKLKR from the coding sequence TCTCCCTTTCATTTGATCGTGATCGGAAGCGGACCCGCGGGCTGGGGTGCCGCTGTCGCCGCGGCGGGGCTTGGCGCGCGTGTCGCGCTGATCGAGCGCGGGACCGTCGGCGGCGATGGATTCCTCTCGTGCGCCGTCGCCTACCAGTGGTTCCGTGCCGCGTTGCTGAAGCCGTGGCCCGCGCCGAACGCCGGGCCGTCGGCCACGCCGCGCCACACCGACTTTGCGCGGATTTGCCGGGAGTCCCGGCAGGCGCAAGCACAAATTGCGAGTCGGCATCGACCGGACCAGCTTAGCGCGACGCAGGTCGAGTTGATCCGCGGTGAAGCGCGGTTTGTGGATGAACGGACGCTGGTTGTCGCCAACCGGAGCCTTCAGATTTCTCGCGCGGTAATTGCCAGCGGATCCCGGAACCGGATCCCGGAGCTTTCCGGCCTGCGCGCCGAACACTACATTTTTCCGGAGCAGATTGTCGAACTCGATTCGCTCCCCGAACGAGTCGGTGTCGTTGGCGCAGGTTCACGGGGCGTGGAGGTCGCGCAATGTTTCGCGCGTCTGGGCAGCAAGGTCACGCTTTACGAGCGAAACCCGCGAATCCTCGCGGGTTTCCCGGACGAGGTCGCTTCGCTGCTTCGTCGGCAGTTGCTTTCCGAAGGTGTTGAACTCCGCGAAGATTGTCGCGATGAAGCGGTGTGCGATGCCAACGCGGGAGTATGGATCGCCGGGGAGTGTGCGACCGGACGTTATCGCGATGCGGCTCTGAAGATCGTCGTCACCTGCGGTCGAATCGCGAATACCGAGCGCCTGGATCTTGCGCGCGCGGGCATCGAGTGTGCGGACGGCATCGTGGACGTCGGCGATCGCCTGCGAACGACCAATCGCCGCGTATTCGCGGCCGGCGATGTCTGCGCGCTCGATCGCTCTGTGCACGGCGCCCGGGCGCAGGCCCGGTTGGTCGTGGCGAATGCGCTGTTTTTCGGACGGGAGCGATTATCGAATCTGCACGTGCCACGATGCATCCACACGGATCCGGGCGTCGCCCTGCTCGGGTGGAGTCAGGCGGAGTCGGCGCGGCGGAGCACAACGTCGCTTTCGCTGAGCGAAGTCGATGCGGATTTGCACGGGGAGCATCCGGACGGTTACGTTTCGCTGGCCTGCGATCAAGCCGGCTACGTCCGGGGCGGGGTGGTCGTTTCTCGTTTCGCCGAGACGCTCATCGGCGAACTGGAACTGGCGGTTCATCATCGCCTCCGGCTCTCCTCTCTGACCTCTACGCTGCATCCCTATGGCTCTTCTGCCGAGGCCTTTCGGGTGGCGGCGGATCGTTTCCGTCGTTCGCTGCTCACGCCGTTTACCGCCGCCATCCTGAAGCGCGTGGCAAAGCTCAAAAGATGA
- a CDS encoding response regulator → MAYKLLVVDDEAQILSALDTYFTLRGYEVTTCLSPVDALDLISRSKFHVALCDINMPVMSGIELLRKIKDARPTVQVVMMTAYTTIEKAIECVEHGASDYLLKPFPEMKDLENVVRLASERVARWERVAAESLRNPRDVSLHKV, encoded by the coding sequence ATGGCCTATAAGTTACTGGTCGTCGATGATGAAGCGCAAATTCTTAGCGCACTCGATACGTACTTCACACTGCGCGGTTACGAGGTCACGACGTGTCTGAGTCCCGTGGACGCCTTGGACCTGATCTCACGCTCCAAGTTTCACGTCGCGCTCTGCGACATTAACATGCCCGTCATGAGCGGGATCGAGCTGCTGCGCAAGATCAAAGATGCGCGGCCGACCGTGCAGGTCGTGATGATGACGGCCTACACGACGATTGAAAAGGCCATCGAGTGCGTGGAGCACGGTGCCAGCGACTACCTGCTGAAACCGTTCCCGGAAATGAAGGATTTGGAAAATGTCGTTCGCCTGGCCAGCGAACGCGTGGCCAGATGGGAGCGCGTTGCCGCGGAAAGCCTGCGCAATCCCCGCGACGTCAGCCTCCACAAGGTATAA
- the rfbB gene encoding dTDP-glucose 4,6-dehydratase, with the protein MKRSLVTGGAGFIGSNFVHWMLAKYPKLEIVNLDALTYAGNLANLEDIKNDPRYSFVHGNICDPVAVAKAMAGCDAVVNFAAETHVDRSIHEGGAFVETDVRGVFVLCEEARRQNVKRFLHISTDEVYGSIDNGHFTELDRLNPSSPYSSAKAGGELLARSYFVTYKLPVLITRSSNNFGPFQYPEKLIPLFTTNLIENKPVPVYGDGKQVRDWLYVEDQCEALDLVLTKGEVGEIYNVGANNEEFNIVVTKSILTLLGKGEDLITYVQDRPGHDRRYAVDIEKIGKLGWKPRHDFQAGIKKTVEWYVKHEEWWRAIKQKQADYKAWMEKQYGVAVKA; encoded by the coding sequence ATGAAACGTTCGCTTGTTACCGGGGGGGCTGGGTTTATCGGCTCCAATTTTGTGCACTGGATGCTCGCGAAGTATCCGAAGTTGGAGATCGTCAACCTCGATGCGCTGACGTATGCGGGGAATCTGGCGAATCTCGAAGATATCAAGAATGATCCGCGCTATTCGTTCGTGCATGGCAATATCTGCGATCCGGTGGCCGTGGCGAAGGCGATGGCGGGGTGCGACGCGGTGGTCAATTTCGCGGCGGAGACGCATGTGGACCGCTCAATTCATGAAGGCGGCGCGTTTGTGGAGACTGACGTGCGCGGCGTGTTCGTGCTCTGCGAAGAGGCGCGGAGGCAGAATGTGAAACGGTTTCTGCATATCTCCACCGATGAAGTCTATGGCTCCATTGACAACGGCCACTTTACAGAGTTGGACCGATTGAATCCGTCGTCGCCTTATTCCTCGGCAAAGGCGGGCGGCGAGCTGCTGGCGCGCTCGTATTTCGTGACGTACAAACTGCCCGTGCTGATCACGCGCTCGTCGAATAATTTCGGGCCGTTTCAATATCCGGAGAAGCTGATTCCGCTGTTCACCACGAATCTGATCGAGAACAAACCGGTGCCGGTCTATGGCGATGGTAAGCAGGTGCGCGATTGGCTCTATGTCGAGGATCAGTGCGAAGCGCTGGACCTGGTGCTCACGAAAGGCGAGGTCGGAGAGATCTACAATGTGGGTGCGAACAACGAAGAATTTAATATTGTCGTCACCAAGTCGATCCTGACGCTGTTGGGCAAGGGTGAAGACCTCATTACCTACGTACAGGACCGGCCCGGACATGACCGCCGCTATGCCGTCGATATCGAGAAGATCGGCAAGTTAGGCTGGAAGCCGCGCCATGATTTCCAAGCCGGGATCAAGAAGACCGTCGAGTGGTACGTCAAACACGAAGAGTGGTGGCGCGCCATCAAGCAGAAGCAGGCGGACTACAAGGCGTGGATGGAGAAGCAGTACGGGGTGGCGGTGAAAGCCTGA
- a CDS encoding MjaI family restriction endonuclease, with protein MRIKLTSDRVRDLLDADPLNLPQYTSQLINLANQNSQGTRPRVVGQMSELVQEFDGKTVAEWEKWYLSKYGDRIDTAADRFWPMILKLKDAVHKIDRAMVERWVRDLVLVKTFVGLRFQEAILAGIAAQLGLDYRLAEPDEESRGIDGSIGQTTVSIKPLTYKAMSQLPESSPIRIIYYEKKDNDLLIEFDEHEII; from the coding sequence TTGCGAATTAAGCTGACTTCGGACAGAGTGCGTGATCTGCTGGATGCTGATCCTTTGAATCTGCCACAATATACCAGCCAGCTCATCAATTTGGCCAACCAAAATTCGCAAGGAACGCGCCCAAGAGTTGTTGGTCAAATGAGCGAACTTGTTCAGGAGTTCGATGGCAAGACGGTGGCCGAATGGGAGAAATGGTATCTATCGAAGTATGGCGATAGAATTGATACTGCGGCAGACCGATTTTGGCCGATGATACTAAAGCTGAAGGATGCAGTTCACAAGATAGATCGGGCTATGGTGGAACGGTGGGTGCGTGACTTGGTGCTGGTGAAGACCTTTGTGGGACTGCGATTCCAAGAAGCTATTCTTGCCGGAATCGCTGCACAGCTTGGCCTTGACTATCGGCTGGCAGAGCCTGACGAAGAGTCGCGAGGAATTGACGGATCAATCGGCCAGACAACAGTCTCAATAAAGCCGCTGACGTACAAAGCGATGTCGCAACTCCCGGAGAGTTCTCCAATACGCATCATTTACTACGAGAAGAAGGATAACGATCTGCTGATCGAGTTTGATGAACACGAGATTATCTGA
- a CDS encoding thermonuclease family protein — protein MQLRSSHTLVVGDSRRMCSVAKESVHLVITSPPYWQLKDYGVAGQIGFDDTYEDYINNLNLVWQECNRVLHPGCRLCINIGDQFARAVYYGRYKVIPIRTEIIKFCEAIGMDYMGAVIWQKVTTTNTTGGASIMGSFPYPRNGILKLDYEFILLFKKLGDAPKPSARQKDEARLTTEEWNSYFAGHWNFAGEKQEGHIARFPIELPHRLIRMFSFPEETVLDPFLGSGTTSVAAARLGRNSVGYEVNPEFSDFALRRLDDEQHLLSNLQIARVADVGPAMDELTDMRAGLPHRFADHVKVNKQTDPRRLLFGSKITGKEANELGAKVVRVLSSTEIEIEGGQVVRLLGIQSDPARSTDAIEFLTKILIGGRVGLRFDGEKYDQTHRLLAYVYLADRTFVNGHLLKRGLAKLDTSRPLSKMDSLERFRRKPGAAVAN, from the coding sequence ATGCAACTGAGGTCCTCGCATACATTGGTCGTGGGAGATTCGCGCCGGATGTGTTCTGTGGCGAAGGAGTCGGTGCATCTTGTCATCACGTCGCCGCCCTATTGGCAGCTCAAGGACTATGGCGTGGCCGGACAAATCGGCTTTGACGATACCTACGAAGACTATATTAACAACTTGAATTTGGTATGGCAGGAGTGCAATCGAGTACTGCATCCGGGTTGTCGGCTCTGCATCAATATTGGGGATCAATTCGCGCGCGCCGTCTATTATGGGCGTTATAAGGTTATTCCGATACGCACGGAGATCATCAAGTTCTGCGAAGCAATCGGGATGGACTACATGGGAGCGGTGATCTGGCAGAAGGTAACCACCACGAATACGACGGGCGGTGCTTCCATCATGGGGTCCTTCCCGTATCCGCGCAATGGGATTCTGAAGCTGGACTATGAGTTCATCCTGCTGTTCAAGAAGCTGGGCGATGCACCGAAGCCCTCTGCCCGGCAGAAGGATGAGGCAAGGTTGACGACCGAGGAGTGGAACTCGTATTTTGCCGGTCACTGGAACTTCGCCGGTGAAAAGCAGGAAGGCCATATCGCTCGCTTTCCGATTGAGCTGCCTCATCGGCTGATTCGGATGTTTTCGTTTCCCGAGGAGACGGTGCTCGATCCATTCTTGGGGAGTGGGACCACGTCCGTTGCCGCCGCAAGGCTGGGTCGGAATTCCGTGGGGTACGAGGTGAACCCGGAGTTCAGTGACTTTGCGCTCCGTCGTTTAGACGACGAGCAGCATTTACTTTCGAATCTTCAAATTGCGCGAGTAGCAGATGTCGGCCCTGCGATGGACGAGCTGACCGATATGCGCGCCGGCTTGCCCCATCGGTTTGCGGACCACGTGAAGGTGAACAAGCAGACTGATCCGAGAAGGTTGCTGTTTGGGTCGAAGATTACGGGGAAGGAAGCGAACGAGCTGGGTGCGAAAGTCGTGCGAGTTCTGAGTTCTACCGAGATTGAAATAGAGGGCGGGCAAGTTGTAAGGCTGCTCGGTATTCAATCCGATCCCGCTCGTTCCACGGACGCAATCGAGTTTCTGACTAAGATACTGATTGGCGGTCGAGTTGGGTTGCGCTTTGACGGAGAGAAGTACGATCAGACACATCGACTTCTGGCTTATGTATATCTTGCTGATAGGACTTTTGTAAATGGGCACTTGTTGAAGCGGGGGCTCGCCAAGCTCGATACTTCGCGGCCATTGAGCAAGATGGATTCACTTGAGCGGTTTCGTCGCAAGCCAGGAGCGGCAGTTGCGAATTAA
- a CDS encoding dTDP-4-dehydrorhamnose 3,5-epimerase family protein, protein MIHDVKTKKLRLIPDERGRLLEILRKDDADYLPIAQVYMTTNYPSVVKAWHFHKRQSDQMTCVKGMVKVVLYDARDGSPTQGEVNEFFVGEYNPMLIVIPPGVYHGWKCISEGESVVVNCPDQLYDYQNPDEHRAAFDDPKIPYHWDIVYK, encoded by the coding sequence ATGATTCACGACGTCAAGACCAAGAAATTGCGACTGATCCCCGACGAGCGGGGACGACTGCTGGAAATCCTGCGCAAGGATGATGCGGATTATCTGCCGATTGCGCAAGTCTATATGACCACGAACTACCCGAGCGTGGTGAAAGCGTGGCATTTTCACAAACGGCAATCCGACCAGATGACCTGCGTCAAGGGCATGGTCAAGGTTGTGCTGTACGATGCGCGCGACGGCTCGCCGACCCAAGGCGAAGTCAACGAGTTTTTCGTCGGCGAGTACAATCCGATGCTGATCGTGATTCCGCCGGGGGTCTATCACGGGTGGAAGTGCATCAGCGAGGGCGAATCCGTGGTCGTGAATTGCCCGGATCAACTCTATGATTACCAGAATCCCGACGAACATCGCGCGGCGTTCGACGATCCCAAGATCCCCTACCACTGGGACATCGTCTATAAGTAA
- the rfbD gene encoding dTDP-4-dehydrorhamnose reductase, whose product MKPILITGHKGMLGRELLAIAEHLNWRSVGFDLPEANLTDRRHVENAVCEAEPRLIVHCAAYTAVDKAEREPDLAMLVNGIGTQHLCLAAQKLDIPILYISTDYIFDGTKPAPYDEWDAANPQSVYGRTKYAGEWFVRSLCPRHFIVRVSWLCGHGGANFVETMLKLSAEREELKVVNDQHGSPTFVRDVAPELLRLTESGMCGTYQITNQGYTTWFGFASKIVELAGGRCQVLPCSTDEFPRPAPRPRNSCLSPKLYELAITNRMPTWEAGLERYLGER is encoded by the coding sequence ATGAAACCCATTCTGATCACCGGTCATAAGGGAATGCTCGGCCGCGAATTGCTCGCGATCGCCGAGCATTTGAACTGGAGGTCGGTCGGCTTTGATCTGCCGGAAGCGAATCTGACGGATCGCCGCCACGTCGAAAATGCGGTCTGCGAGGCGGAGCCACGGCTGATCGTGCACTGTGCCGCCTACACCGCCGTGGACAAGGCCGAGCGCGAACCTGATCTGGCGATGCTCGTCAACGGCATCGGCACGCAGCACTTGTGTCTTGCCGCGCAGAAGCTCGACATTCCGATTCTGTATATCTCGACCGATTACATCTTCGACGGCACGAAGCCCGCGCCCTATGACGAATGGGATGCGGCAAATCCGCAAAGTGTCTATGGCAGAACGAAGTACGCCGGCGAGTGGTTCGTCCGGTCGCTCTGTCCGCGGCACTTTATCGTCCGGGTCTCGTGGCTATGCGGACACGGCGGCGCGAACTTCGTCGAAACGATGTTGAAACTCTCCGCGGAACGCGAGGAGCTGAAAGTCGTCAACGATCAGCACGGCTCGCCGACGTTCGTGCGCGATGTCGCGCCGGAACTGCTGCGGCTGACCGAGAGTGGAATGTGCGGCACGTATCAGATTACGAATCAAGGCTACACGACGTGGTTTGGATTCGCATCGAAAATTGTGGAACTCGCGGGCGGGAGGTGCCAGGTGCTCCCGTGCTCGACAGATGAGTTTCCGCGACCCGCGCCGCGACCACGTAACTCGTGCCTGTCGCCGAAACTTTACGAGCTGGCCATCACGAACCGGATGCCGACGTGGGAAGCGGGGCTGGAGCGTTACCTCGGGGAACGATAG
- a CDS encoding SIMPL domain-containing protein, whose product MAEVFMHEKFPRYFFAGLTMIALGLVSVGWFTATAIRDAKRANDVITVTGSARKTIRSDYGSWHIETAFFSTDIREAFDGVKRRTEAILNFLKLRHVPDSTITLAGVKQESQFDRKTGAFLGFSCVQRMDVSSALVDSLDRWSKDISELLPALIDLRSDPPAYFYTKLAELRVTMLAEATLDAKHRAEMIASSAGGRIGAIRNARMGVIQVTAPNSREVRDYGIYDTSTIEKDVTAVVSASFAVE is encoded by the coding sequence ATGGCGGAGGTATTTATGCACGAAAAGTTTCCCCGGTATTTTTTCGCCGGGCTGACGATGATTGCGCTGGGTTTGGTGAGCGTGGGCTGGTTCACGGCGACGGCGATCCGCGACGCGAAGCGCGCTAATGATGTCATTACCGTAACGGGTTCGGCGCGCAAGACGATCCGCTCCGATTACGGGTCGTGGCATATCGAAACCGCGTTCTTCAGTACCGATATCCGAGAGGCGTTTGATGGCGTGAAGCGACGCACCGAAGCCATCCTGAACTTCCTGAAGCTGCGTCACGTACCGGACAGCACGATTACCCTGGCCGGGGTGAAGCAGGAAAGCCAGTTCGACCGCAAGACCGGCGCGTTCCTCGGTTTCAGTTGTGTGCAGAGAATGGATGTCTCGAGTGCTCTGGTCGATTCGCTCGACAGGTGGTCAAAGGATATTTCGGAGCTGTTGCCTGCTCTGATTGATCTGCGCAGCGACCCCCCGGCCTATTTCTACACGAAATTGGCCGAGTTGCGCGTGACGATGCTGGCGGAGGCGACGCTCGACGCCAAGCACCGTGCGGAAATGATCGCGTCGAGCGCGGGCGGCCGGATCGGGGCCATTCGCAACGCCAGGATGGGCGTGATTCAAGTCACCGCACCGAACAGCCGCGAGGTGCGCGACTACGGCATCTACGATACGTCAACGATCGAGAAAGATGTGACCGCGGTCGTTTCCGCGAGCTTTGCCGTGGAGTGA
- a CDS encoding NTP transferase domain-containing protein: MKGVILAGGLGTRLLPLTKITNKHLLPIYNQPMIYYPIQTLVRAGIDELVIVTGGHYAGDFLNLLGNGKDFGLRRINYAYQEGEGGIADALRLAREFTGNDKIIVVLGDNILEKDITAHVQKFRQQEGAKILLKEVPDPQRFGVAEIDTAGKVINIIEKPKQPKSNLAVIGVYMYDHHVYDVIHTLRPSERGELEITDVNNAYLRMDKLSADVIDGWWTDAGTFTSLYRASRLVAEKVEPKLKEFWF; the protein is encoded by the coding sequence ATGAAGGGTGTGATTCTCGCCGGGGGGTTGGGGACGCGGCTGCTGCCGCTGACCAAGATCACCAACAAGCATCTGCTGCCGATTTACAACCAGCCGATGATCTACTATCCGATTCAGACGCTCGTGCGGGCGGGAATCGACGAACTGGTGATCGTGACCGGCGGCCACTATGCCGGTGATTTCCTGAACCTGCTCGGCAACGGCAAGGATTTCGGTCTGCGCCGGATCAACTATGCGTATCAAGAGGGCGAGGGCGGCATCGCCGACGCGCTGCGACTGGCGCGGGAGTTTACCGGCAATGACAAGATCATCGTCGTGCTCGGCGACAATATTCTGGAGAAAGACATCACGGCGCACGTGCAGAAATTCCGGCAACAGGAAGGCGCGAAAATCCTGCTGAAGGAAGTGCCCGATCCGCAGCGCTTCGGTGTGGCCGAGATTGACACCGCAGGCAAGGTGATCAATATCATCGAGAAGCCGAAGCAGCCGAAGTCGAATCTCGCGGTGATCGGCGTCTATATGTACGATCATCACGTGTACGACGTGATTCATACGTTGCGGCCATCGGAGCGCGGCGAGCTGGAGATCACGGATGTGAACAACGCGTATCTGCGGATGGACAAGCTGAGCGCGGATGTGATCGACGGTTGGTGGACCGACGCGGGGACGTTCACGTCGCTCTATCGCGCCTCGCGGCTGGTAGCGGAAAAGGTGGAGCCGAAGCTGAAGGAGTTCTGGTTTTGA
- a CDS encoding four helix bundle protein — translation MRTAAFALRIIKLYSVLQKSTVGQVIGKQILRSGTSVGAHVAEVNHSKSAADFINKVAGARQEVQETLYWLYLIEQADLVVAKRLLPLRQEAVEIKAILVTMATRAKRRADAA, via the coding sequence ATGCGGACGGCGGCGTTCGCTTTGCGAATTATCAAGCTGTATAGTGTGCTGCAGAAATCGACGGTGGGGCAGGTGATCGGGAAGCAAATCCTGCGATCAGGGACGTCAGTGGGGGCGCACGTTGCCGAGGTGAACCATTCGAAATCGGCAGCGGATTTCATCAACAAAGTCGCAGGGGCGCGACAAGAAGTTCAGGAGACATTGTACTGGTTGTATTTGATCGAACAGGCTGATCTGGTAGTAGCTAAGCGATTGTTACCGCTGCGGCAGGAAGCCGTCGAGATCAAGGCGATTCTCGTGACCATGGCGACACGGGCGAAGCGTAGAGCTGACGCCGCGTGA
- a CDS encoding DUF2520 domain-containing protein produces the protein MKKGLLFSLVGPGAVGKALARALVNAGWHCAGVFGSGRHTALDRRFAHSIRADYFTAPRQLSGLEFKLQEPLIIVMAVREPVISALQPHFLRHDLDWSRVSVLHCSGPSDHSLLAGFGQAGAGIAACHPFQTFPADQPQVSLRGVTFGIDGNAKGLAAARQLAHAVGGNPLVVRGTQRKLYHAAAVITSGLVAANLTMALKVLHSIGVSERRALAALLPIAQETIRNAGELGVMGALTGPAVRGDSRRILDQMVELERLDPGIEAVYADTSAWLYRLLGHELEEES, from the coding sequence ATGAAAAAGGGACTACTATTCTCGCTCGTCGGCCCGGGCGCCGTGGGCAAAGCACTCGCGCGGGCACTCGTCAATGCCGGTTGGCACTGCGCCGGAGTCTTCGGATCCGGCCGCCACACGGCGCTCGATCGCCGCTTTGCGCATTCGATTCGCGCCGACTATTTCACGGCTCCACGACAGTTGTCCGGGCTCGAATTTAAGCTGCAGGAGCCGTTGATCATCGTGATGGCCGTTCGTGAGCCCGTGATTAGCGCGTTGCAGCCGCACTTTCTGCGACATGACCTGGATTGGTCGCGGGTCTCGGTACTCCACTGTTCCGGTCCGAGCGACCACTCCCTGCTCGCGGGCTTTGGACAAGCCGGTGCCGGGATCGCCGCCTGCCATCCGTTCCAGACCTTTCCGGCGGATCAACCGCAAGTCAGCCTGCGCGGCGTGACCTTCGGCATCGATGGAAACGCCAAGGGCCTCGCCGCGGCGCGACAACTCGCGCACGCGGTGGGCGGGAATCCGTTGGTGGTTCGCGGCACTCAGCGCAAGTTGTACCACGCGGCTGCCGTGATCACGAGCGGCCTGGTCGCGGCCAATTTGACAATGGCGCTCAAGGTCCTGCACTCGATCGGCGTCAGCGAACGACGTGCGCTGGCGGCGCTGCTGCCGATCGCTCAAGAAACTATTCGGAACGCGGGCGAGTTAGGTGTGATGGGTGCATTGACCGGCCCGGCGGTGCGCGGCGACTCCCGGCGCATTCTCGATCAGATGGTTGAACTCGAGCGGCTCGATCCGGGCATCGAAGCCGTGTACGCGGATACGTCCGCCTGGCTTTATCGTCTGTTGGGCCACGAATTGGAGGAAGAATCATGA
- a CDS encoding NfeD family protein, protein MMVDSLLQSGLAWFLLGAVLLIIELTMPGILAIFFAAGAWITAILLWTGMIGGTSVPIAVFLVVSVVSLIFLRKRLAAVVGRSIGSDQDSERALDDVIGKSAMVVESVDTSAHTGQVEFRGTNWSATAGERIEAGSVVEIVARHNLTLKVRPLGGSK, encoded by the coding sequence ATGATGGTGGATTCTCTGCTGCAATCGGGGCTGGCCTGGTTCCTGCTGGGAGCCGTGCTGCTCATCATTGAGCTGACCATGCCCGGGATTCTGGCGATCTTCTTCGCCGCGGGAGCCTGGATCACCGCAATCTTGCTCTGGACCGGGATGATCGGCGGGACCTCGGTGCCGATCGCCGTCTTTCTGGTCGTTTCCGTGGTCTCGCTGATCTTCTTGCGTAAGCGGCTCGCGGCGGTTGTCGGGCGCAGCATCGGATCGGATCAGGACAGTGAGCGAGCGCTGGACGACGTGATCGGGAAGTCGGCCATGGTGGTCGAATCCGTGGACACGTCTGCGCATACCGGACAGGTGGAGTTCCGTGGCACGAATTGGTCTGCCACCGCGGGGGAGCGCATCGAAGCCGGATCGGTAGTCGAAATCGTCGCCCGCCACAATTTAACACTGAAAGTAAGACCCTTAGGAGGTTCTAAATGA
- a CDS encoding paraslipin, whose protein sequence is MTSGTIVLIILAFVVVIAILKTATVVPQRSAFIVERLGKYSKTLQAGFHILVPFLDRISYKHTLKEEALDVPPQSCITRDNVVVEVDGILYLQLMDPVKASYGITNYRWATIQLSQTTMRSLIGKLELDRTFEERETLNAGIVSAVDKASEPWGVKVTRYEVKNIKPPETILEAMEKQMRAEREKRATIATSEGQRQSEINMAEGERAAAIARSEGEKQRLINEATGRAQATELDARATATAFREIANALQTEGGREALNLRVAEKYIHEFGNLAKANNTMILPSNLADVASFVAAATKAMAVMETPKR, encoded by the coding sequence ATGACATCCGGTACCATTGTGCTGATTATTCTGGCTTTCGTCGTGGTTATTGCGATTCTGAAAACGGCGACGGTTGTGCCGCAGCGATCAGCCTTTATTGTCGAGCGGCTGGGCAAGTACTCGAAGACCTTGCAGGCCGGGTTTCACATTCTCGTGCCATTTCTGGATCGCATCTCCTACAAGCACACGTTGAAAGAGGAGGCCCTCGACGTGCCGCCGCAGAGCTGTATCACGCGGGACAATGTGGTCGTCGAGGTGGACGGGATTCTCTACTTGCAGCTGATGGACCCGGTCAAGGCTTCGTACGGAATCACGAACTATCGCTGGGCCACGATCCAGCTTTCGCAGACCACAATGCGCAGTCTGATCGGCAAGCTCGAACTCGACCGCACGTTTGAAGAGCGCGAGACCCTGAATGCCGGGATCGTGTCCGCCGTGGACAAGGCGTCGGAGCCGTGGGGTGTCAAGGTTACGCGTTACGAGGTCAAGAACATCAAACCTCCGGAAACGATTCTCGAAGCGATGGAAAAGCAGATGCGCGCCGAACGCGAAAAGCGCGCCACCATCGCCACCTCCGAGGGCCAGCGGCAATCCGAGATCAACATGGCGGAAGGCGAGCGCGCCGCCGCGATTGCCCGTTCCGAGGGTGAGAAGCAGCGACTCATCAACGAAGCCACGGGCCGGGCGCAGGCCACGGAACTCGACGCTCGTGCCACTGCAACCGCCTTCCGCGAAATCGCCAATGCCTTGCAGACCGAAGGCGGTCGTGAAGCCCTGAATCTGCGCGTCGCCGAAAAGTACATTCACGAGTTCGGCAATCTGGCCAAGGCCAATAACACCATGATCCTGCCCTCGAACCTTGCCGATGTCGCCTCGTTCGTGGCCGCAGCTACGAAGGCGATGGCCGTCATGGAAACGCCCAAGCGCTGA